The sequence below is a genomic window from Lytechinus variegatus isolate NC3 chromosome 3, Lvar_3.0, whole genome shotgun sequence.
tctcgcccGGTGCACATACCTACCAGTCACTTTTTTGTCAAGTACCCCCAACTAAGAACAGGGGCCAGGGCAATCATTCAAtaaacaaggttatgatatagactgtatattgctgtacacacgtgtgacccaaaaaacacgtttaaaggggtgttttttcagttttggatgcAGGCCGggcgtgcactcgttaagggtatcaaaaataccgatttaaaaaaaaaaggggtagGTTTGAAAGAATGGTTGATGGTCAATCGTAGGGTCAAACGTATGTAGGGTATTGttttttcaaagctttttttaaagacttgccaaacgtgtttaggatatgtttttttccccgtggtcatattctggcgacaacttgtttaggggccaaaatgtgtaaataaagcacCCGAAAaccttgtttagggggttattttgcacacggaaaaactcgtttagggggtgtttggaaatattttggccacgcgtgtgtacagcaatacatttgactgcccccccccctccccccgggatatacatgtagactctttaaccttgttctctgtttaCCTGTAAGTACACCATGTGTGGaaaaataaggttggcaatgtttggcttattttctctttttctttggaaCAAATGCTTCATTGTTTGACACTGTCAGATTCCATTACAGCTAATGATcttataacttggctcttaagtaaatttgattctcttaatcattttttctaaagtaaaaatatagattgaaaaatgaacattttcttGCCACATTACtctccaccaatagagggcatacacaaaaatatgcccaaaattcaagtttatgAGTGCTCTGGTGAAAACAAAAACTATTCCCAAGTtagtaatgaaaaatgaatttcaaactgtatggaaattagtattttgggTCACAAAAgtgttattttaatgattttttaaagtgtgtaatgtgtacagcattggcataccatacaTGTAGTCCTACATTACccgtagattccccacaggcaggatggttgtaGTGAGCAAGTGGGCCAGGGCAGGGATGGTCAATGGGCACATAACCCAGAGAGCGCCCTGGCACTCTGTGGGTTAGTAGGGGTAGTGACTGAAAACTGAAtaacaaattattcaaaataatgttataCATTAACTGGCATGCTACTGTGTTAATTTTTAATTACAGGGCTGGAGAATGGTAAAAAAGTGGGGGAGAGAGGGCTGAGACAGTCTGAGTATTGACTATTGTTTCTTCCAAACTTATTTTGATTAGGCATATGCACTTTCGCCATTGTTTGCCAGAAATAGTGATATTTAGAaggccctacatgtatatatagtttCATGCCATGctttgtcaatttttcattgataaatACTGTTTCTATTATCTATTCATTATCTGAAAAAATTATCAGTCAATATGAGAGGTGCGATTTGTACCCATTCATGCCTTTTGTTGTAGAACGAAAATTCACTCTGCAAAATTCTACTAAGAAGAGAGGTTATTATAATATATTAACACGTTTGACCTATTCAGTTcagaaataatttatttattttccaatgcaatgataataacaatttacaagtttacagccaatcagatatgaatataaagaaaggCAAGGATGTAGGAACCAGAAAATAGCATGAATGCTAGTCAAGCCTAGCCCCTTGTAGTTTAGGCAGATATAAACATATTTCTTAACTTGTTACTTAAGAATGAACAATCGTGAGTCTACTAAAATACTCTGTAATATATGAACAATGCTTACATAACAACTTAGCAATTTTACTGTATATACTAGAGCCACACTCATCCAGATAGACTGACTGACTTTAAGACTTAtactttgaaatattatatccaTCTCCTGTTTTATCCAAATCTTCATTGACATCTTCATGTACTTAAAATTTGTAGCTGATTGATTAATAATTACCCCATGATTTTGAACTGCCAATAACTTTCTTCAGAGTTCATCTCTTTCATCACTTATGTCCATTTAAGCTTCCCAACTAAATTCTAATTCCCTATCCCGAGTTAGGCAATTATTTGACTTAAATGGAGATGTGATTTCATATGCAAAATCTACTGTACACCATGTATCTGTATTTTTTGGGCAGCACAAGTCTTCCCCATAGGAAGAAAATAgcagtgcatgtacatgtacatgtaagtaatgttgtaaccgatttttattccaattcccgatccgattttcccctttttctacatttttccgaactcTGATTTTTGACGAGTGAGAAAAAAATCGGATAAGAAAAACCATAACACAAGACAAAAAACATgtggcgacatgtttgccgtcaaaatgcgctgatgatttgttttgatctcggacaaaagcggtggaaggaaaagaagataaaggagaaggaaattatgatttgttttgatctccgatattagcggaaagggaggaggaggagaagatgatgatttgttttcatCTCCGATGTAAacggaagaagaagaaaaagatgatgatgatgattggtgataatttgttttgatctccgacaaaattggaggaagaagaaaaacaagaagaagatgatgatatgttttgatcttaagcggAGGCAAATGAAATTTAGTTGAACACGCTGACATGCGCCATAAATGTTTACGACTCTGCATCCTCTAagatcctcatcatcatcttcttttccttcctccgattatggcggagataaaaaaaaaacatcttcttcctccgcttttgtcggagatcaaaacaaattctgccatcagtGTAGCTTGCAGCATTTGTCCATATGCTGGCCACCcacaaattttaatgtatttttttgtttttgaatatctgCCGATCCGATATCTGAACCGATTTtgattttaggagcaaaacttcTTAACCGAACTCCAATCCTGTTGttgctctaacttacaacattaCATGTAAGTTGATCTGATCCAGAAAAGCTGTGAAATTTGAGCTAAAAGTCTATAAAGCATTTATCATATACCccttcataaacccaattatgcggctaatagcaacATAATTTcatcgtaaaatcggaggaggaccagagttatccgcattattttgatgctgcaattatccgcataatagcagcatcgggaccagattttgactttatgaacgcatttcgaaagtaatgcggataattgccatggagcggtcacaaggtcacccttttccaacgcaaccacATCGGATGGaggtgtgtgcggttgccatgatgattatcctcctttttcaggatgggcgctcgtaaaaatagtgcggattatttttggagtttatgaacgcaattttatttttattgatttatccacattactcttaggtggctaattggaggataggtttatgaaagagGTAATAAGCAACATGTCAATTTCTCtatactacatgtaggcctaattgaTAACTTCTAGGTAATAAAGTACAGTGTACACATCTTGGTCCTATAACAAATCTTAGAAATTAAAGTCGAACacacactacatgtatgtaatgatCATAGGAAGCATTGGACAAATTAGCCCTATGATAAATCtataagctttatgttacattATACATGCTTCTTGTAATGGTTTTGGAATGGATCATCAAGGTGGTTTAGTTTAGGATCATTTCTGGTTCTGTACTAAGTCACTTCCTGATTGCTATCACTATTGTCTGTCATTGTTAGAATAGATGACAGGTGAACTGTTATACGTGCCTGAATGCTACATGTATTCCAAACAGAAAAGGAAGTAACATGCTGTAGTCCTATACCAATTCCCCTGCAATGATAACATGTTTAGTgtcttgaaaatatcatttagtTTTCCATCTTATGTAGTGTCAATTGCATTTCTTTTATAGAAACTGCAATATTTGAATCTACAATGTACCATGTATGATGTTGGTATCACTAGATGAGAGGTTCAAATCTCGCTGATTCCTAGATAGATTGTGAATGCGATATTATTTACTGGGGTGAAACCCATAATTGTTTAATGTTGGTATCATTTGCTATCCTGAAACATAATCCCTCCACCCCTACAGTGTAATCCCAATCATGCTTTACGCAAACTATGTACACTGTTTGTAGTGAAACGAAATTGAAACCTTTGCAACAAGATAGCTTGAGTGAAAACAGAAAACTCAAAGAAACAGATATAAAGGAAAGTTggagaaaaattaaataataggaaagttatgagcatttgaagtttgatcattattgtaatgtagatcctcccattggcaatgcaacaaagatgcaTGATGcaacatgtgaacaacttttccattactttagtatatatttcattttttcatttaatctgccgataggtacatgtagatcatgtattttttctatacagattttcaaagaatacattgtggatgaagagtttgtatcaccataagaaagagTAAAGATAGATATTTTGGAGGTATTTTATAGTGCATCAAATGGAAAGTTGtttacatgtgacatcacacatctttgttacattgccaattggaggatctccatagcattagagatCTCAATATTccaatgctcataactttctcattatttgtccaatttttctcaaacttcctatgatcttattctttaatttttctgtttccacaaaagcccacttgttccaaaggtttcattcccctttttAAGAatgtgaaaatcaaaatacTCGTAATTaatacactttgaaaaccattggAGATTGATGAAGCACAATTACCATTAAACCACTGTCAACCTGATTCTGTAATTTCCCAAATTCTCTGAATACCAGGTTGAACAAATCAAAAGGGCAAACAAGTTATTCAACAATGATATCTTCATGAGAAAATCCCTCAGTATACCAGTGGGAGACCAACCCTTGCCAGCCAATGTATTAGAGAATGCCACTGCCACAGCAAATGGAAGTCCAGCCAGGAGGGGGCCTTCCACAGCTAAGAGGAGAGATGGGAGCTCCGAGGATGAGGAAGATAATGGAGGCAAAGTGGAGGAGGCAGATAGGGACGTTACAATGGACTTCTTTAATCGCATTGACAGACAAGTGAGAGAGAAGAAACACAACCTCAAGAAGATTGAGAAAAATAGCAGGTGTGTATGAAACAATGGTATCGTGATGGGTAAGGTAGCTCCACTTCTGGCATGGATATTATGAAATTGTGAACAGTAGTCCTACATTTATCCATGTGgaatccaggtgggtgtttcacgaaagttgtcagcactgactaaattgtaaGTGCTGTCTATTTTAGTGAAATCCtagcttttgattggctgagaagcactggcctctgactgttactatggcaactgtcggagaaagacaacttgttaGTTccgacaactttcatgaaacagccccctggtGAAGTGATTCTgacttgttttttttgttaaagGTTTTTTAAATGCAGAGGCACCATTCCGAGGGCATTCCCATTCATAACGCGATGTTATGGGGAACAATATTGAACACTTTAATCAGGGAGTTGCTTTAATTCAAGAACCATTCTGACAGCAAGTCCTTCATCTACATTGTAAACTTGCtcaaatattttcagttatTGTTAAAACTGCAAGATAAATAATCAAGCATTAAAATTTGACCAAGAAGTGCTGGGCAATATTTCAGTATCATCGAAATTGTGCAATACTAAAAAATGTTGTTGCCTGAACAAAGTTTGGCAGAGACCTAGTAATCACTAGATCTGTTTATAGTCTGTTGGTCTGTTAGTTTGTTAGTCCGTTGGTCTGTAACTAAAATGtgaaagtttttgttcaacttgctctcattcctttatttcttcatcaattaaCTTCATACTTGCAACAtaatgatccttgggtaataccacatgtgtgtccACTAAGATAATGGGGGTCAATAGGTCGAATGATATGAGGTCATTCCTGTCCatcctttgttttttaattttttttcaacttgccCTCATTTCTCTATTTCTGCATCAGGCTTGATCACATTTGGTTCaacatggacctactaggtcCATGGTTCAAATGATCtatgggtaataccacatgaggatgatggggtcCAATATCATCTACATATAAGGGTCAAaaagtcaagtttttgttcaacttgctctaatttcttcatttctgcatcaattgtgtttagacttggtacaaatgatccttTGGCACTAAATTTATCTCCTAAATCTTAATGAACTGCTCACAAAAAGTTCTAATTATTTTCTTGGCAGTATTGGGGAGATTGAAGCCATGACACCCAACATTCAGTCTGCCCCTTCACCGTCCCAGAGCTACAGCAGGATCTCAGAGAGTGGTAAGGCTGCCGGTGAGAGCTACCAACTCAGTGCTGTTACCGTGGCAACAGAAGGCAATTCCAAACTGGTGGAGACCACACCCCCTGTAGAGGTTGGAGGAACATCGTCACCCTTGCTAGGAGGTAGGAGCAAGCGTAAAATGAAGAGTGCAGATAGGAGTTGGCCTGTCTGAAATGCAACCATGCACTTGAATGTCTAGTCCACCCACCAAAAAATGCTTTGTACTCTTGTGTGTGCTCATATCCATTCACTGTCATATTACAGAAAGAGATAATAAGTAAAATCCATACCTTTCAGTGACTTTGATCGTTGAAGGGGAGGGGCATCTTAGATACATTTACCTTGCCCCACCCCTTATCAAATAACTGGGATTTCTCTGTGCTTGAACTCTATGCTTGGTCATTTCTCATGCAAGTGTAcagttgaccccccccccttgcggtTTTACCAACCATTAGCATCgtttttcattctctctcttCATGTCAGTTTCTGCTTCCAATTAAAGCTTGAAAATAAttagcattttttattttcaaagatacTTTGTAGGATAATAAACCAAGCTTAGACTGCAATTCTGAAGCATATCCTATTTTGCAGAtttaggctgcgtttatgcgacctcaacccagaatcatgatttgaatcacgatttgaatcatgattcaaaacagcaacatgaatcacgatccgacagaatcagcgtttatacgaccatctttctaacgctgtttctccctgaattcgggcagatccagtgcgcatcacagtgcgcagtttgacccagaaagtataggtcaacattttttcacgcgtgtttctaacttcacgtcggctgctagatttttgctgccgcccgAGCTAACGCGCAATCGTTTGTGCAACGTTTACttggcttccgaaaaataaatcttttattccagaattccgtgtattgtacctcgtattgtttttgtttacatgtattaaatcttgtcggttcatcgaaaatggtgttcggtagccgtagtactgggcacgaattctgttaattttgtccgtcgacaggcggtgccacatctccgtagAAATActtccctcgcaagcgccgctgataGGGATTCATAtagatcgtcttatttctgtgaatcccgttAAGGGATACTTTTGCTTCAGGCTAAAGCACAGGCAGAGCCCTGAGTttgtcgtcagtccaatttgtgcctttggaacttgaagatatgattgatgaaaacaatgaaatatacaaatgatgctacagtacaaccccgggggtacaatacacagaatgataattcctaaatgcacgtgacaattggcatataccggtactagtacactgaCAATACTGCTatacgaaaattaacctgcatgaaacacagcgcgcgcctttgagtcgaacccggaagaagcacgacccaatgacgtcatagaatcatgattcaaatcatgatatcatttatacgacctttttcgttcgtgattctacagaaacgtctttccaaacgcccctttttccgcgtttcatgtttgtgatttgaaagacgtttatttccactttcgactaaacgcaatcgtgatttgaatcatgattctaatcatgattctagggtaaaaaagtgtcgaataaacgcacccttagGCAGCAGGTTGTGAATTGTGGTccctgaaaataaatatttctttgcCTGCTAAAAACAATAAAGTATTGTAGTCACGTTCATTTGTTTTGACCTTTTGAAGGAATCTAAATTTAGTCTGCCATTTCTACACTGTAAATGTCCATTCCTCTTCTGTAGATTGTTGTATGTCTTCACCTTAATGTTACAAAACCCATTGTATGTAGCTTGAAAATAATGAGAAGTGTTGCAACTCACAAATCCTCCATACTGCATTCCAACAATGCTCAAAATTATCTCATACGGTATTGTGAACCCCAGACAATTATCATAAAGGGGAGAATTCATGAATGATGAATGCCCAAATTGCCTATTCCTTGCTTGATATTGATGTGCACTGATGTGTATTCCAGCATCTTGTCTTGATCATGTCTGTACATCAGTCGTGTAGTGGTTTTGTAATATGACTATGAATGTACAAAATGAGAGTGTATTTATTGGTCATTTAGTGATTTGTGCATGTAATAGTAgtgatacatgtagttttaatcATCTAGTTCTATTATGGGTGTTGCAAAATctcagcaataaaaaaaattatcaataaaaatcaaattcaaatcctaaaaataatcatgagtccagcaaacaatatcaaattttcattttttttttttggggggggatgaaAAAATCAGTTTACACTGttaaagaggaagttcaccctgacaaaaagtctattgtaaaaatagcagaaaaaataataaaaatattgccgaaggtttgagaaaaattttgatttgtgacgtcatatgcgagcagcattcctacatatcgaatggtaaaaaatcaatgaaatgtcattttctcagaaaattgaaaatggttttcactgtaccttttttatatcaatagacaaattacttcacacccgatcacgaatagaaaacaaaattaagtcatcaggaaccatacagaatttgaaattcatgcattttatttttatattacataacacatggggcagctgctcgtttatgacgtcacaaatccaaaactttgaactctaataactttcttactctttaacggattttcctcaaaccttcaccaatatttttcaatattttttctgctatttttacaacaaagttttcttcagggtgaacttcccctttaagtgattttctgtatatttgaaataaattgatatataaattacaaatttgcaatatcATTGTGCAACGCCCCTTAGTTTTCtttgttgatattattttaagGTGTGTATTTCACTTTAGTATTAAAAGCATATAGCTGTTGCAATGTACATGCAGCTTTTTATTAATGTTGGCATCACTGAAAATGagacatactgtacatgtacagcacACTCAAATGGCACAAACCCTTCTCTTTTACTATTCAAGTAATTCCATCAGTCCAAACTCCAAAGATACATTGGTTATGTTTCCTAACTTAAAGTTTGTAGAACTACATTCATGGTTTAAAAATTTCATTCCCAGTAGAGTTGATTCATTTAGTTGAATGGTTGAAAGGagagtactgtacatgtatattgtacatGAGTCATGAGTGGCAGCATATATTATAAAGTCGATAATCATGTAAATACATCATTGAACAAAACATGCTGGTATTTATTTAATGAAGCTAAACAAATACTCTGAACTTTCAAAAAGGTTGGTGTATTAGATATGTGTAAACTgtgcatatatatattgtgaatCGAGTAATTTGACTCGGATTCTATGTAAatatttaatatacatgtagttgttatACAGAAATCGACTGTTAATGTTAACATACAGTTAAAAAGAGGAAGTTGTTTGTGCATTTGACATTAGTATAAAAAATCTTTTATAAAAGGGCATTGTCATTTCTAAGGAATACATATTTCTAGGATCATGCAGTATGCCTGATAAAAGCTCTTCATTTCCCACTTATTTTTTAGGGGGTAATGTTATTTCAGCTAGATTAAACaactcaaattattttcatatttcatatcctTCATCTTCACTTTTTAATACTTCcctt
It includes:
- the LOC121411068 gene encoding lysM and putative peptidoglycan-binding domain-containing protein 2-like isoform X2 → MASVALKSETTRLGLANKNYGRSYGATMKSQQETFIQHDIQPGETLQGISIKYAVPVEQIKRANKLFNNDIFMRKSLSIPVGDQPLPANVLENATATANGSPARRGPSTAKRRDGSSEDEEDNGGKVEEADRDVTMDFFNRIDRQVREKKHNLKKIEKNSSIGEIEAMTPNIQSAPSPSQSYSRISESGKAAGESYQLSAVTVATEGNSKLVETTPPVEVGGTSSPLLGGEMSNESSVV
- the LOC121411068 gene encoding lysM and putative peptidoglycan-binding domain-containing protein 2-like isoform X1, encoding MASVALKSETTRLGLANKNYGRSYGATMKSQQETFIQHDIQPGETLQGISIKYAVPVEQIKRANKLFNNDIFMRKSLSIPVGDQPLPANVLENATATANGSPARRGPSTAKRRDGSSEDEEDNGGKVEEADRDVTMDFFNRIDRQVREKKHNLKKIEKNSSIGEIEAMTPNIQSAPSPSQSYSRISESGKAAGESYQLSAVTVATEGNSKLVETTPPVEVGGTSSPLLGGRSKRKMKSADRSWPV
- the LOC121411068 gene encoding lysM and putative peptidoglycan-binding domain-containing protein 2-like isoform X3, whose translation is MASVALKSETTRLGLANKNYGRSYGATMKSQQETFIQHDIQPGETLQGISIKYAVPVEQIKRANKLFNNDIFMRKSLSIPVGDQPLPANVLENATATANGSPARRGPSTAKRRDGSSEDEEDNGGKVEEADRDVTMDFFNRIDRQVREKKHNLKKIEKNSSIGEIEAMTPNIQSAPSPSQSYSRISESGKAAGESYQLSAVTVATEGNSKLVETTPPVEVGGTSSPLLGDYHIQQETCL
- the LOC121411068 gene encoding lysM and putative peptidoglycan-binding domain-containing protein 2-like isoform X5, yielding MASVALKSETTRLGLANKNYGRSYGATMKSQQETFIQHDIQPGETLQGISIKYAVPVEQIKRANKLFNNDIFMRKSLSIPVGDQPLPANVLENATATANGSPARRGPSTAKRRDGSSEDEEDNGGKVEEADRDVTMDFFNRIDRQVREKKHNLKKIEKNSSIGEIEAMTPNIQSAPSPSQSYSRISESGKAAGESYQLSAVTVATEGNSKLVETTPPVEVGGTSSPLLGDFES
- the LOC121411068 gene encoding lysM and putative peptidoglycan-binding domain-containing protein 2-like isoform X4, producing the protein MASVALKSETTRLGLANKNYGRSYGATMKSQQETFIQHDIQPGETLQGISIKYAVPVEQIKRANKLFNNDIFMRKSLSIPVGDQPLPANVLENATATANGSPARRGPSTAKRRDGSSEDEEDNGGKVEEADRDVTMDFFNRIDRQVREKKHNLKKIEKNSSIGEIEAMTPNIQSAPSPSQSYSRISESGKAAGESYQLSAVTVATEGNSKLVETTPPVEVGGTSSPLLGACLGHTTV